In a single window of the Paramisgurnus dabryanus chromosome 23, PD_genome_1.1, whole genome shotgun sequence genome:
- the LOC135768190 gene encoding uncharacterized protein yields the protein MKVSKTKPKCLLVLILTFYIAAVQSKASSHDEDLRVLIVGDERHVRYSTEVLLGKKESRQMNDTVITDDGQKMIVVSGPNPCFKNTEESFKTALFLSSPGPHAVLMALDPEDPESEQCDVLKHLHESLGSEVLQYCIVLLLQQQHHPEKAEDITVGKAREMINTCGGRFHRITDPRPALIAEINKLLWLNERTFYSLEIFKTLQDTEQTHIDEDAVEEDRLFTVICQTLGVTTAVVGLSLLLFLNIVGGILFGNLLRLLSGFVVLTAIEVTLRNNLTPEVSIPLNLVLSSSITVTVMIGRKSGSPETSQILKDIGNTLFVFTCVSFVFCSNMAVGVFTSIRSWSDVIIMCHTALGITVSIITMSFFNERNTLRMRNCGPLVQMFVSFLCCIAGMTLLIGFVTLLNQIDIKITTTLYILGLTVAYYYFKG from the exons ATGAAAGTATCCAAAACCAAACCAAAATGTCTCCTTGTACTGATTTTGACATTTTACATCGCAGCTGTGCAGTCTAAAG CATCTTCTCATGATGAAGATCTGAGAGTCCTGATTGTTGGAGATGAACGTCATGTCAGATATTCTACAGAAGTTTTGttaggaaagaaagaaagcagaCAGATGAATGATACAGTCATTACAGATGATGGTCAGAAAATGATAGTGGTCAGTGGACCAAATCCCtgtttcaaaaacacagaagaaAGTTTTAAAACAGCTCTGTTCCTCTCATCTCCTGGACCTCACGCTGTTCTGATGGCTCTCGATCCAGAAGATCCAGAATCTGAGCAGTGTGATGTTCTCAAACATCTTCATGAGTCGCTGGGATCAGAAGTCTTACAGTACTGCATCGTTCTTCTGCTCCAACAACAACACCATCCAGAGAAAGCTGAAGACATCACAGTAGGTAAAGCTAGAGAAATGATCAACACATGTGGAGGAAGATTTCACAGAATCACTGACCCCAGACCTGCTCTTATAGCAGAAATAAACAAATTACTCTGGCTCAATGAAAGAACCTTTTACTCACTGGagatttttaaaacattacaagACACAGAGCAAACACACATAGATGAAGATGCTGTTGAAGAAGATCGTCTCTTTACTGTTATATGTCAAACTTTAGGAGTAACAACAGCAGTTGTGGGTTTGAGTCTTCTGCTCTTTCTGAACATTGTTGGGGGCATTCTGTTTGGAAATTTGCTGAGACTTTTGTCAGGATTTGTTGTTTTAACTGCTATTGAGGTAACATTAAGAAACAATCTCACACCGGAAGTTTCTATACCTCTAAATTTGGTCTTGAGCTCATCAATAACTGTAACTGTAATGATTGGTAGAAAATCTGGATCACCAGAAACTTCTCAAATATTAAAAGACATAGGAAATACCTTATTTGTTTTTACATGTGTTTCGTTTGTGTTTTGTTCAAATATGGCTGTTGGTGTGTTTACTAGTATAAGATCATGGTCAGATGTGATCATAATGTGTCACACTGCACTTGGCATCACAGTCAGCATTATTACAATGTCATTTTTTAATGAAAGAAACACCTTAAGGATGAGAAACTGTGGGCCATTGGTACAAATGTTTGTTTCATTCCTGTGCTGTATAGCAGGTATGACTCTTTTAATAGGGTTTGTGACATTGCTAAATCAGATTGACATAAAGATCACAACAACTCTGTACATATTAGGATTGACAGTGGCATATTACTATTTCAAAGGTTGa